The sequence AAACCGATCGTCAAGAGGCCGCTGAAGACGGCGGCGGGGATCGTCATGACCGCGGAAAATTCGTAGCCCAGGTAATTAAAGAGAGGGACCTGCGTGAGCGCCCCCGCGATCAGAAAATAAAGAACGGCGGCATTCCTGACGGAAGGGAGACGGAAATATGCGAGGAAAATTTTCATGGAGGAAAAATTCCGACTGCAGCGCGAGTTGTCAACTGGTGTTCGGGCGATTCGGAAAGCCGCCCAGCAAGACAGACACAGCCTCCGTCCCTCTCATAGCGAGCGGACCGGAGCGAAGTTCCCAAAGGAGTGCCTTTCAAAAAGGGACCCCCTCAGGACAGGATGACAGGAACCGAGATAGTATCCGACTCCATCCTGCTTACTGCTGACTGATTACTGTCTTCTGTCTCCTTACTTCTGTCTTCTCAAATTATTTTGATCATATCCAGAAACATCGCCAGAAAGAAGATGCCGAAGAGAAGGATGAAGACTGCGGAGATGCCCGACTTGATCATCATCTCCTTCGTCCGCTCCTTGTCGATGGCGACTTTGGGATAGGTCTTCACCGTCATATCCCCCATGACCGACGTCTGGCAGGAGAGGCGGATATTTTTTTCGATCCGGCGCGCGTAGAACGGCGTGCTGCTGATAAGCGTCTGCTCCTCGTCTTCCCTTCGTGCCGAGGCCCCTTTTCCATCGACGACTTCCACACGGCACGTGCCGCACAATTCAAAACCCCGGCAATTGATGATCTTGGCAAAACCGATATACGGCGAGACGCCGTTATTCAGCAACGCACGGCGGAGGTTTGCACCGACCGGAACTTCGATCGTCTTGTTTTCATTTGCAAGCGTAATGACTGGCATGCGGCAATGACTCCAAATTTGTTGGGGGAGGCTGTGTGGTTGATAACAAGAAAATATTGAAAAAAGCGGAGGGAATCAAGAAAAAGGCGCCGATGCAGCGTTCCTCGTCGAGTCAAGATCACGGCAAGGAACCATTGGCTCAAATTCCAGTCTAATACCAGGACAATCCGACGGTGTCTAAGAAGTATAGGCGGCCGGTATGAGACGCCGGAAAGGCATCAATTTCGGCGTGCAAATGTCCTCAGTATTTCGTATGTTATTGTTGCCGGCAGTTACCCCGCTGAACAGAAAAAAAGTCTTCAACGTTCAATAGTGGTTCATGGACAGCAGGAAGATCACGTCAGTATTATTTTTTGTCATAGCGGCTTCGCTATTGCAATGGGGATCTCTGTCCGGAAAGCCGATCGTTTCTTCCCCCTCTCAATTCCGCAGCGCACTTTACCAGTGCAGCAAACCGGCAGAAGGCCGTTTCAACGGCAAAGCCTTGAATTCTGTCGAAGTTCAGCGCGAGCTGACGTTCAGGACTCACAGAGGTTTGCAGGAAGACAACGACAAGATCTTTGCATACCTCATCATCTCCCTCGGAGTCTATTCTCCCGCTCGATGCAGCGTTGTCTCGACCGTCACGACGTTGTTCATCTCCCAGTATCATTCCAGTCTCCCTTCCTTACGGGCGCCCCCTTCGTTGTCGTAAACTCAGTTGTTCCTTGGTTCCATTCCGATCAAAATGAATTAAACCCTAATTTAATTCAGATTGAGGTCAGCATACATTAACTCCTTCATAGCGGATCACTCTATGTCCAAGTTAGTCTTGATGGCTTTTGCTGTTATGACAACTGCCGCAGCAGTGGGGCAAACAAAGGCCGTCATCAGTCTTAAAGGGGCGTTGAACACGGCGCTGGTGAATTATCCGGAGCTCAAATCGAAACGGTATCTCGTCGCGAGCGCCGAAGCGACGGTGACCGACGCCGAACATCAGGAACTCCCGGCGTTTTTCTTCAGCGACCAGGTCGACCTCGGCACCGACAACGGCGTCGGCGGTTCGTACTTCCCGATGGGAATCATCCCATCCACCTCAGGCGGAATTCGCACCGACAACATCACGAGCACATTCTCCGGCAACCTCGGCGTTGCCTACCTTCAGCACGAGCTCTATAATTTCGGCTTGAACGGGGCGCGGATCGACGCGGCAAGGTCTCTCGTCGATTTCAGCAACGCGGATTACCAGGAATCGACGTACCTGCTGCAGTACCACGTCGCCCAGCTCTATTTCGAACTGCTCCGGTACCGGCTGCTGGTCAACGTGCAGCAAAAGAACATCGACCGTTACAGCGTGCTCTATAATTATATCAAAGCTTTCACGAAGAGCGGCATCAAACCGGGGGTCGATTCGTCGATCGCGAACGCCGAAGTCTCGCGGGCCCGGATCGAATACGTGCAATCGTCCGAAGCATACCGGAAGCTGAAACAGGAGTTTCTCTACTATACCGGGTACAAGGTCGCGGATTTCGACATCGATACGACGCTCTACGGACTTCCCGAGGAGCGTCTCGGCCGTATGCAGCAAAGCGTCGCCGGCGAATCGGTGGACAACGGAAATCCGGTGCTGGCCTTCTACAACAACCGGTGGGAATATTCCCTGTCGCAGGAAAACCTGATCTCGAAAAGCTATCTCCCGAAATTGTATCTGGTCGGGAGCGCATGGATGCGCGGCTCGAGCATTTCCCCGAAGGACGTCTTCGGCAGCTTGTCGACGGGCCTGGACTACAGCCGCTACAATTACATGGCGGGCATCGCGTTGACGTACAACATCGTCGACCTTCTGCACCAGAGCGACCGGACGACGATCCAGCACCTGCAGACCGAATCGATGCAGCAGGATGCGGTGCAGCAAAGAACCGAACTTGAGCATCAGCTCCAGCAGGCGGACATCGCGATCCAGGCAGTGATGGAGAGGGAGCGGGAAATTCCCCGCCTGCTGAGCGCGGCGCAGAATGTGTTCGCGCAAAAATCGGCGCAGTACAACGCGGGCATCGCGAACATCACCGAGCTGGAAGAGGCCTCGTACCTCCTTTACAAAGCCGAGATCGACGAGGTGGAGCTCTTGCCCGATCTGTTGAACACGCTTTTGAACAAAGCGGTCACCAACAACACCCTTAACGCGTTTCTTACAAATTTCTGAGCAAGGACCATGGTAGACTTCGCACTGAAACGGCCGATCACGATCATCGTCATTTTCCTGGGAATTATTTTATTCTCGATCGTCGCGATCTTCACGATCCCGATCGACATCTTTCCCAAACTCAACTCTCCCACCATTTACGTCATCGAGCCGTACGGCGGAATGTCGGCGCAGCAGATGGAGGGATTCTTTGCCACGCGCATGCAGGATCAGTTCCTCTATATCACCGGAGTGAAGAACATCCAGAGCCGGAACATTCAGGGGCTGACGATCCTGCAGCTGACGTTCTATGAGAACACCGATATGGCGGAAGCCTCCGCTCAGGTAGCGCTGCAGGTGAGCCGAGCGATGAACTTTTTCCCGCCGGGGGCGGTCCCTCCGCAAGTGATCCGGTTCGACGCCTCGTCCCTTCCGGTCGGAGAACTCGTCTTCAGCAGCCAGACCCGCGCGCTGAAGGATATTTACGACCTGGCGATGACCCGCATCCGGCCGATGTTCGCCACCGTTCCGGGGCTTTCGGCCCCCCCGCCGATGGGGGCCAACGCGCGGACGCTCCTGATGAACATCGATCCGGAGAAGATCCGCAGCTACAACGTGACCCCCGACGAGGTCGTGCAGGCGATCGTCAAGAATAATGTCATCACCCCTTCGGGAAACGTCCGCATCGGCAACACGATGTACATTACGACCAATAACTCGCTGGAACAGACTGTCGAAGATTTCAAGAAGATCCCGATCGTCACGAACGGCGCCTCCACGGTCTTTATGAGCGACGTTGCGACGGTCTCGGACGCCGCCGACATCACCGTAGGCTACGCCCTCGTGAACGACAAACGGTCGGTGTACATTCCGGTAGTGAAAACGGCCGACGCATCGACAATGGACGTGGTGAACGGATTGAAGGCGCGGCTCCCGGAAATGAGGGACCTGATGCCGAAGGACGTCAGCATTTCGTACGAATTCGACCAATCGGTCTTCGTCATCAACGCGGTGAAGAGCCTCGTCACCGAGGGGGCCATGGGGGCGCTGCTCACCGGCCTGATGGTGCTCCTCTTCCTGCGCGATTGGCGGAGCTGCCTTATCGTTGTGACGACCATTCCGGTCTCTGTCATCAGCGCCGTGATGTTCCTGAAATTGGCGGGACAGACCATCAACCTGATGACGCTCAGCGGACTTTCCCTGGCGATCGGAATTCTCGTCGACCAGGCCACGGTCACCATAGAAAATATCCATCAGCATCTGGAGATGGGAAAGGATAAAAAACTCGCCATCTATGATGCCTGCAGGGAAATTTCCTTCCCCCTCCTGCTGATCCTCCTGTGCATTCTCGCGGTATTCGCCCCTTCGTTTGTCATGAACGGCGTTCCAAAAGCAATGTTCCTTCCCCTCTCGCTGTCGATCGGCTTTGCCATGATCATCTCGTTCCTCGCGGCGCAGATGCTCGTCCCGGTGCTGACGAACTGGATCTTGAAAACGGAGCGGTATACTCATACGCACGGAAAGGGGCACGCCCACGCCGGCCTCGCGCTGGACAACACGGAGGTCGGAGAGATCGACTCGCATCTTAACTACGAGGAGAAGCATCCCGACGAAAACGATTTCTTCCAGAAACTGAAAACGGGTTTTCTGAAACAGGTCGAGAAGCTTTTCCCGAAAAGGAAGATGTGGGTGACAGCATATTTCGCCGCCACCATCGTCGCCGCCGGCACGTGCTTTACCATCATCGGAAAAGACATGCTCCCCAAGGTCAACTCCGGCCAGTTCCAGCTGCGCATACGCGAGCCGGACGGCACGAGGCTCGAGCGGACCGAAGACGCGGTGCACCGGATCCTCGCGATCATCGATTCGACGGTGGACGGGCACATCGGCATCAGTTCCGCGTATGTCGGCCTGATCCCGTCAAGCTTCGGAACGAGCAACCTGTACGTTTTCAACAGCGGAACGCATGAGGCCGTGCTGCAGGTTGCGCTGGATGAAGACTACAAGGTGAACCTGGACGACTTGAAAGAGCGGCTGCGGTACGCGATCAACAAAGACCTCCCCGGCATCAAGCTGAGCTTCGAGCCGATCGAGCTGACGGAAAAGATCATGAGCCAGGGGGCGTCGACTCCGATCGAGGTGCGTGTGGCGGGAAAAAATATGGGGGATATTGAAACGTACGCCGGCCGGCTTCGCCGGAAACTGTCCGACGTCCCGTATCTCCGCGACGTCCAGATCCAGCAGCCGCTGAAGTTCCCGGTCATCAACGTCACCTTCGACCGGCTGAAGATCGCCCAGATGGGACTGAACCTCTACGATGTCGCGCATTCGGTGACGGATGCGACGTCGTCCAGCCGCTTCACCGAAAAAAATCTCTGGTTGGACGTCAACAATTCCTACACTTACCAGACCCAGGGGGAGGTTCCCGAGTACATGATGGACGACATGAGCCAGATCAAGTCCATCCCGCTTGTGAAGGGGATGAACCGGCCGATCCTCTCCGATGTGGCGACATTCTCCATCGACACGATCGCGGGGGAATACGACCGGTCGGGTCCGCGGCGATTCGTCACGGTGAGCGCCAACATCAATAGAAAGGATGTCGGGACGGCGACGGCGGCCGTTGAAGGAGCGATCGGCCAGCTCGGCGAACTTCCTCCGGGAATGAAAATCGAGATCCGCGGCATGTCGAGCCTGCTGACGGAGACCTTTTCAAGCCTGCAGAGCGGATTGGTGGTCGCCGTCGTGACCATCCTTCTTCTGCTGGCGGCCAATTATCAGTCGTTCAAGCTTTCGCTCGTCGTCCTCGCGACCGTGCCGGCAGTGCTGTTCGGCTCGCTCATCGCGCTGCTGCTCACCGGGTCGACGCTGAACCTTCAATCGTACATGGGAATCATCATGGCGATCGGCGTCTCGGTGGCGAATGCCATCCTTATCGTCACGAACGCCGAAGAGCTGCGTTTGAAATACCGGGATGTCGTAAGAGCGTCGCAGGTGGCCGCCGGCGTCCGGCTGCGTCCGATCCTCATGACCGGCATCGCGATGATCGCGGGCATGATCCCGATGGCATCGGGGTTCGGCGAAGCGGGGGACCAGACCGCCCCGCTCGGCCGAGCGGTCATCGGCGGGTTGGCGGCATCAATGGCCGCCGCGCTCTATTTTGTTCCGTTGGTCTATTCACTCGTTCAGGCAAAAGCGTCGTATGAAGACCCGTCGCTCTTGCCGGATCAATCAATTACATTAGAAAGTTCACACGCATGAAAACCGCATTGTATCTTCCCGTCACGGCCATCCTTCTCGCCGCTGCCTCATTTTCCTGCAGCAAAAGCGAGGGGGCCGCAGCGGATAAAAAAACCGCATCGATCGATTCGACGACCCATCCCCTGTACGTTATCAAAGCGCAGGCAGTGAAGAACGTTCTCCGTCTGCCTGCGCAATTCAGCGCGTATGAGGCCGTGAGCATCTTTCCGAAAGTGAACGGCTACATCAAAAAAATGAACGTTGACATCGGGTCGGTCGTCAAGGAGGGGGAGATCATCATGGAGATGGAAGCCCCGGAGATCGAGGAGAACGAACTTGCGGCCCATGAACGATTCCTGAAGGCAGAGGCGGCGTACGACGCAAGCAAAGACAGCTACGACCGGCTCCTCCGCGCCTCGAAAACCGCGGGAGCCGTCTCGCCGAACGACCTTGAGACGGCGCATTCGACGATGCTCTCGGACAAAGCGCTCTGCAACAGCGAGAACGCGAGCTGGAAGGCGACCGAAACGCTGAAAGACTATTTGATCGTGCGAGCTCCGTTCGACGGGACGATCACGCAGCGCAACATCCATCCCGGCGCGCTGGTGACGGTCGGAACAAAAACGGACGGTGTGCCGATGCTGGAGCTGCAGCAAATCTCGCGGCTCCGGCTGCAGGTGAAAGTTCCCGAAACGTACGCGACGCAGCTGAACGCAGACCAGGAAGTATCCTTCACGGTCGAAGCGCTGCCGGGACGGCTCTTCACCGGAAAGATCGCCCGTCAGGCGAATTCGCTGGACGAAAAATACCGGAGCGAAGCGGTGGAGATCGACGTCATGAACCCGGAGAAATTATTCATGCCGGGGATGTATGCGGAGATCCTGCTTCCCGTGGCGGGGCACACGAACGCGCTCGTGGTGCCGCAGTCAGCGGTGGTCACGTCAACCGAAAAAAAGTATGTCGTCAAAGTGAGCGGACATCTCGCCAGGATCGTCGACGTGACCACCGGAAATGAGAACGACGGAATGATCGAAGTGTTCGGCACCCTCAGCGCGAACGACAGCGTGATCGCCGCAGCCGGCGACAACATCAAGCAGGGGGAGTACATCAATTATTAAGAGACCGGTTCACCGTTTCTGTCATTCCGGGACGTAAGCCAGGCCGAAGATCCTTTTCGGCCGTGGGAGAGTTGGAAACTCGCCCCACGGAGAAGACGTTGAAACCGCTTGGCACCCCCGATTTTTCCGTCCGTACATACTCCCATAGCGACGGTGACGTGCTGTGAATCCTTCAGCCAGAGGCATCTCCATGGGGCAGGTTTTCCTTTGCCTCGTGCCGCCTCATGGCACTCGCTCAGGATGAAAAGACTTTATGGGGGGTAATAGAAGAGTTTTCAACCTGAGCGAACGCGTCGAAGGGCCGGGGGGAATACCTACTCGATATCTTGCGCGTGGTGTTTTACGATCTTTGCATCGACGAGATAGACCACATCCTCCGAGATGTTCGTTGCATGGTCGGCGAGGCGCTCGAGATGACGCGACAGGACGATGATATGAGCCGCCGGTTCGATGATCTCAGGATGGGACTTCATCTCCGAAACGAGGAAGTTGAAAATATTTTTGTTGAGGTTGTCGACAAGGTCGTCCTTCGGAAGGATCTCGCGAGCGAGGTCCGGATCGTTATTCACGAACGAATCGATCGCATGCTTCACCATTTCCCGCGCGATGCTCGACATTTCGATGACGCGGGATCTCCGCAGCAGTTCAAGGTTGTATTGAAGCGATATCGCCCGCTCGGCGATGTTGACCGCAATGTCCCCCATCCGTTCCAGTTCATGGTTGATCTTCAGCGCCGCCATGATCAGCCTCAGGTCTGTGGCAACCGGCTGCGTGAGCGCGAAGATCCGTTCGCACTGCGCATCGATGAGGTTGTCGAACCCGTCGACCTTGCCGTCGCGATCCATCACCAGCCGCGCCCGTTCGACGTTCGATTCAAGCAGGGCCGTCGTTGCGAGGTCGATCTGTTCGTCCACAAGACTTCCCATCTTGATGATATTCGTGCGAAGTTGGTCGAGCTCTATTTCAAAATGTCGGGGCATGAGGGATAAAGTAAAAGTTAAAAATGAAAAGGAAAAAATTAAAATTACAAATTTAGGATCTGGTAATAAGAATGACTATCCGAAACGGCCGGTGATGTAATCTTCGGTCTGTTTTTTCTGAGGTGAGGTGAATAACCGCTCCGTCTCGCCGAACTCGATGAGCTGGCCGAGGTAGAAGAACGCGGTCTCGTCGCTCACGCGGGCGGCCTGCTGCATGTTGTGCGTGACGATCACGATCGTGTACGTCTTTTTCAATTCCTGGATCAGCTCTTCGATCTTTGCCGTCGCGATCGGGTCCAGGGCGCTGGCCGGCTCGTCCATCAGAATGACCTCCGGGTCCACGGCGAGAGCCCGGGCGATGCAAAGCCGCTGCTGCTGTCCTCCGGACAAGCTGATCCCGGACCTGTCGAGAATGTCTTTCACTTCATCGAAGAGAGCCGCCTGGCGGAGGCTGCGTTCGACCGTTTCTGCGAGTGAATTCTTCCTTACCATCCCGTTCAGCCGCAATCCCGCCGCAACGTTGTCAAAAATGGACATTGTCGGAAAAGGGTTCGGCTTCTGGAAGACCATCCCGACCCTTCGGCGCAGAACCACCGGGTCATACTCGTCGATATTTTCCCCGTCCAGCATAATGGAGCCTTTGCGCGAACCGCCGGCAACTTCGTGCATCCTGTTCAGGCACCGGAGGAACGTAGATTTGCCGCATCCCGACGGGCCGATGATCGCGACCACCGCGTTCTGGCGCACGTCGAGCGATATCCCGTGCAGCACTTTGCTCTTGCCAAAGAACGCTTCCACGTTGACAGCGGAAACTTTTACGTTCATAGTTTTTTCCGGTTCACGTTTGCTTCCGATGACGAGCGGCGCCTGTGTGACCTTTTCGTCAATGACCGTTTCCTGCATAGCGTCCTCTCGTGACAAGTCGAAATATAATGTTCAGGATCGTAATAAAAAAGATGAGGACAAACGCCGCCGCCCACGCCTGCCTGTTCCAGTCCGAGAACGGGGCCTTTGCATAATCATAGATAAAAACGCTGAGCGAAGCGATCGGCTGGCCGATCTCCGTCGACCAAAAACGATTTCCAAGAGCGGTGAACAGCAACGGGGCCGTTTCACCCGCCGCCCGCGCAAGGGCGAGAATGATCCCCGTCGTGATTCCCCGCAGTGCGGTAGGAAGAATCACGCGCAGCGTGACCTTCCACCGGGCGATACCGAGGGCGAGCCCCGCTTCCCGGATCGACTGTGGAACGAGCAGGAGCATCTCTTCCGTTGTCCTTGTCGCCGTCGGGATCATCAGGATGCCGAGCGCCACGCCCCCCGCCAAAGCGGAGAACCGTTTCATCGGAAGGACGACGATGATGTACGCGACGACGCCGACCACGATCGAGGGGATGCCGCTGAGCACGTCGGTCAGGAACCTGACGACCGCGGCAAACGTGCCGTGCTTGTGTTCGGCGAGATAAATTCCGGTAAAGAGGCTGATCGGCAGTCCGAAGAGGGTGCCGAGGCCGATGAGGATCGCCGTTCCGACGATCGCGTTCGCCATCCCGCCGCCGCTTTCGCCGACCGGCTTCGGCATCTGGGTGAAAAAGTCAAGGTTGAGCGCTCCGATTCCCTGCGAGAGAGAATAGAAGAAGATGAGGAAAAGCGGGATGATGGCGATCAGGGCGCTCAGGACGCACAGCGCCGTCGTGATCGCGCTCTTTGACTTCCGCCAATAGTGAAGTTTTGAATACCCGTGTTTCATGCGTTCTTGAATTTTTTCGTCACACTCCAGACGATCAGCCGCGCTGCAGCGTTAAGAAGTACCGTGACCGCGAAGAGTATGAGGGCGATCTCGATGAGCGAACTGATGTACATGTCGGAGGTCGCTTCGGTGAATTCGTTCGCGATGACGCTCGCCATCGTGTAGCCCGGCGCAAACAACGACGCCGATATTTCCGGACGATTGCCGATGACCATCGTGACGGCCATCGTCTCCCCGACCGCCCTCCCGAGACCCAGCAGCGTCGCACCTAGTAAACCCGACCTTGCATCCGATAATATGATCCTCGTCGTTTCCCATCGTGTTGCTCCCAGCGCAAGGGCCGCCTCGCGCTGCATTGTGGGGATCGCTTTCAGCACATCGCGCGAGATGGAGGTGATGATCGGGAGAACCATGATGGAAAGAATGATCCCTGCGGCGAGCATGCCGAACCCGT is a genomic window of Bacteroidota bacterium containing:
- a CDS encoding 2Fe-2S iron-sulfur cluster-binding protein, with translation MPVITLANENKTIEVPVGANLRRALLNNGVSPYIGFAKIINCRGFELCGTCRVEVVDGKGASARREDEEQTLISSTPFYARRIEKNIRLSCQTSVMGDMTVKTYPKVAIDKERTKEMMIKSGISAVFILLFGIFFLAMFLDMIKII
- a CDS encoding TolC family protein; amino-acid sequence: MSKLVLMAFAVMTTAAAVGQTKAVISLKGALNTALVNYPELKSKRYLVASAEATVTDAEHQELPAFFFSDQVDLGTDNGVGGSYFPMGIIPSTSGGIRTDNITSTFSGNLGVAYLQHELYNFGLNGARIDAARSLVDFSNADYQESTYLLQYHVAQLYFELLRYRLLVNVQQKNIDRYSVLYNYIKAFTKSGIKPGVDSSIANAEVSRARIEYVQSSEAYRKLKQEFLYYTGYKVADFDIDTTLYGLPEERLGRMQQSVAGESVDNGNPVLAFYNNRWEYSLSQENLISKSYLPKLYLVGSAWMRGSSISPKDVFGSLSTGLDYSRYNYMAGIALTYNIVDLLHQSDRTTIQHLQTESMQQDAVQQRTELEHQLQQADIAIQAVMEREREIPRLLSAAQNVFAQKSAQYNAGIANITELEEASYLLYKAEIDEVELLPDLLNTLLNKAVTNNTLNAFLTNF
- a CDS encoding efflux RND transporter permease subunit yields the protein MVDFALKRPITIIVIFLGIILFSIVAIFTIPIDIFPKLNSPTIYVIEPYGGMSAQQMEGFFATRMQDQFLYITGVKNIQSRNIQGLTILQLTFYENTDMAEASAQVALQVSRAMNFFPPGAVPPQVIRFDASSLPVGELVFSSQTRALKDIYDLAMTRIRPMFATVPGLSAPPPMGANARTLLMNIDPEKIRSYNVTPDEVVQAIVKNNVITPSGNVRIGNTMYITTNNSLEQTVEDFKKIPIVTNGASTVFMSDVATVSDAADITVGYALVNDKRSVYIPVVKTADASTMDVVNGLKARLPEMRDLMPKDVSISYEFDQSVFVINAVKSLVTEGAMGALLTGLMVLLFLRDWRSCLIVVTTIPVSVISAVMFLKLAGQTINLMTLSGLSLAIGILVDQATVTIENIHQHLEMGKDKKLAIYDACREISFPLLLILLCILAVFAPSFVMNGVPKAMFLPLSLSIGFAMIISFLAAQMLVPVLTNWILKTERYTHTHGKGHAHAGLALDNTEVGEIDSHLNYEEKHPDENDFFQKLKTGFLKQVEKLFPKRKMWVTAYFAATIVAAGTCFTIIGKDMLPKVNSGQFQLRIREPDGTRLERTEDAVHRILAIIDSTVDGHIGISSAYVGLIPSSFGTSNLYVFNSGTHEAVLQVALDEDYKVNLDDLKERLRYAINKDLPGIKLSFEPIELTEKIMSQGASTPIEVRVAGKNMGDIETYAGRLRRKLSDVPYLRDVQIQQPLKFPVINVTFDRLKIAQMGLNLYDVAHSVTDATSSSRFTEKNLWLDVNNSYTYQTQGEVPEYMMDDMSQIKSIPLVKGMNRPILSDVATFSIDTIAGEYDRSGPRRFVTVSANINRKDVGTATAAVEGAIGQLGELPPGMKIEIRGMSSLLTETFSSLQSGLVVAVVTILLLLAANYQSFKLSLVVLATVPAVLFGSLIALLLTGSTLNLQSYMGIIMAIGVSVANAILIVTNAEELRLKYRDVVRASQVAAGVRLRPILMTGIAMIAGMIPMASGFGEAGDQTAPLGRAVIGGLAASMAAALYFVPLVYSLVQAKASYEDPSLLPDQSITLESSHA
- a CDS encoding efflux RND transporter periplasmic adaptor subunit is translated as MKTALYLPVTAILLAAASFSCSKSEGAAADKKTASIDSTTHPLYVIKAQAVKNVLRLPAQFSAYEAVSIFPKVNGYIKKMNVDIGSVVKEGEIIMEMEAPEIEENELAAHERFLKAEAAYDASKDSYDRLLRASKTAGAVSPNDLETAHSTMLSDKALCNSENASWKATETLKDYLIVRAPFDGTITQRNIHPGALVTVGTKTDGVPMLELQQISRLRLQVKVPETYATQLNADQEVSFTVEALPGRLFTGKIARQANSLDEKYRSEAVEIDVMNPEKLFMPGMYAEILLPVAGHTNALVVPQSAVVTSTEKKYVVKVSGHLARIVDVTTGNENDGMIEVFGTLSANDSVIAAAGDNIKQGEYINY
- the phoU gene encoding phosphate signaling complex protein PhoU; its protein translation is MPRHFEIELDQLRTNIIKMGSLVDEQIDLATTALLESNVERARLVMDRDGKVDGFDNLIDAQCERIFALTQPVATDLRLIMAALKINHELERMGDIAVNIAERAISLQYNLELLRRSRVIEMSSIAREMVKHAIDSFVNNDPDLAREILPKDDLVDNLNKNIFNFLVSEMKSHPEIIEPAAHIIVLSRHLERLADHATNISEDVVYLVDAKIVKHHAQDIE
- the pstB gene encoding phosphate ABC transporter ATP-binding protein PstB — protein: MNVKVSAVNVEAFFGKSKVLHGISLDVRQNAVVAIIGPSGCGKSTFLRCLNRMHEVAGGSRKGSIMLDGENIDEYDPVVLRRRVGMVFQKPNPFPTMSIFDNVAAGLRLNGMVRKNSLAETVERSLRQAALFDEVKDILDRSGISLSGGQQQRLCIARALAVDPEVILMDEPASALDPIATAKIEELIQELKKTYTIVIVTHNMQQAARVSDETAFFYLGQLIEFGETERLFTSPQKKQTEDYITGRFG
- the pstA gene encoding phosphate ABC transporter permease PstA, encoding MKHGYSKLHYWRKSKSAITTALCVLSALIAIIPLFLIFFYSLSQGIGALNLDFFTQMPKPVGESGGGMANAIVGTAILIGLGTLFGLPISLFTGIYLAEHKHGTFAAVVRFLTDVLSGIPSIVVGVVAYIIVVLPMKRFSALAGGVALGILMIPTATRTTEEMLLLVPQSIREAGLALGIARWKVTLRVILPTALRGITTGIILALARAAGETAPLLFTALGNRFWSTEIGQPIASLSVFIYDYAKAPFSDWNRQAWAAAFVLIFFITILNIIFRLVTRGRYAGNGH